AAACTTTACCAGAACTATCACAAATATTTTGTTTTTCTGCTAGTTTTTTTAAATAAACAGCAAAGTTTTTGGGTGTCATTACTTTTGCTTCGGGATTAAAATCGGAGCTACTACCTCTTTTCCTGCCACAGAAAAGATATTCAAAGTCTGAGTTAAAATTTTTCTTGATATATTCCTGCTGCTCTTGAATTACTCGTGCTAGCTCATGAGAAATAGGTTTTTTATCTTCCTTTTTCATTTTGAAGTTGCAGTGTTCAATAAACCAATAACCTGTGTTGTCTTGACGCAAGCAATTGATTTTTAAAGACACAAGCTCTCCGACTCTAAAACCACACTCTTGAATTACCAAGATCATTCTCATGACTGGAGGAGGTAATTTATCCAAATGTTTGTTTAGTTGAGACATTACATCTTCAGGTATGTATCTGGGAATTGGCTTTTTTCTTTTTGGATAATCATTTTCATGAATTACGTAAGGAGGAATATAAAACCATTTATTTTCTGTCCACACCTTAAAACTTTCATTTAAATAACTGATGTGCTTGCCTCTTGTTCTTGCCGATAATTTTATACTGGACAAATAAAAACAAAAATTTATAATCAAGGCTCTATCAATGTTTATTGCTTCTGTAGTTTTGTATTCATTTGCAACAAACATTGATAATTTATTGAAAGTGCTTATGTACTCTCGTAAAGTTCCTATTTTTTTATTAATAGAAAAATACTTTATTGTTTTTTTTGCTAATTCTTTAAGCCATTGTTGCTGAATCAAAGAAAAATTCAATTTTCTTTTTTCATTGTTATATTCATAAACTTGCAAATTTAGATTTTTATAATCCCAAAGATCTTTATCAAAAAAAGCGGGATTTTGTGAATTAT
This region of Myxosarcina sp. GI1 genomic DNA includes:
- a CDS encoding site-specific integrase gives rise to the protein MNQSLKVEYNNSQNPAFFDKDLWDYKNLNLQVYEYNNEKRKLNFSLIQQQWLKELAKKTIKYFSINKKIGTLREYISTFNKLSMFVANEYKTTEAINIDRALIINFCFYLSSIKLSARTRGKHISYLNESFKVWTENKWFYIPPYVIHENDYPKRKKPIPRYIPEDVMSQLNKHLDKLPPPVMRMILVIQECGFRVGELVSLKINCLRQDNTGYWFIEHCNFKMKKEDKKPISHELARVIQEQQEYIKKNFNSDFEYLFCGRKRGSSSDFNPEAKVMTPKNFAVYLKKLAEKQNICDSSGKVWNFQSHQFRHTVGTRMINNGVPQHIIQRYLGHESPKMTSVYAHLHDQTLKKEIAKYHDNRVVNVAGELVKSTTPELDNNLDLHLLKKKVLAQSLPNGSCARSVVLGECPHANACLTCGDFRTTLEFLDQHKAQLEETEKLVKNAKEKGWKRHAEMNTKVRDNLHKIISTLESGDKDIVTGGNE